CCAGTGCTCAACGGCACTGTCGCTCGTTCGCCAATGGTGGGCACGTTCTATCGCAAGTCTTCGCCATCCTCGCCGTCCTTCGTTGAAGTCGGCCAGACCGTGAAGAAAGGCGACACCCTGTGCATCGTCGAAGCCATGAAGATGATGAACCACATCGAAGCTGAAACCAGCGGTGTGATCGAGTCCATCCTCGTCGAAGACGGCCAGCCGGTTGAGTACGACCAACCGCTGTTCACCATCGTTTGAACCGCGGAGAGCCTTTGATGACTGCGAAGTTGGAAAAAGTTCTGATCGCTAACCGCGGTGAGATCGCCCTGCGGATTCTGCGTGCCTGCAAAGAGATGGGCATCAAGACCGTCGCCGTTTACTCCAAGGCCGACAAAGAACTGATGCACCTGGGCCTGGCGGACGAATCCGTCTGCATCGGTCCGGCGTCGGCTGCGCACTCCTACCTGCACATCCCGGCGATCATCGCCGCTGCCGAAGTGACCGGTGCCACCGCCATTCACCCTGGCTACGGCTTCCTGGCGGAAAACGCCGACTTCGCCGAACAGGTCGAAAACTCCGGTTTCGCCTTCATTGGCCCGAAAGCCGACACCATTCGCCTGATGGGCGACAAGGTTTCGGCCAAGCACGCCATGATCGCAGCGGGTGTACCGACCGTTCCGGGTTCCGACGGCCCGCTGCCTGAAGACGAAGAAACCGCTTTGCGCATCGGTCGCGAAGTCGGTTATCCGGTGATCATCAAGGCCGCTGGCGGCGGCGGCGGTCGCGGCATGCGCGTGGTACACAAGGAAGAAGACCTGATTTCCTCGGCGAAACTGACCCGCTCCGAAGCGGGCGCGGCGTTCGGCAACCCGATGGTCTACCTGGAAAAATTCCTGACCAACCCACGTCACGTCGAAGTCCAGGTGCTGTCCGACGGCCAGGGCCATGCGATCCATCTGGGCGACCGCGATTGCTCGCTGCAACGTCGTCACCAGAAGGTTCTCGAAGAAGCGCCGGCACCGGGCATCGACGAGCAGGCTCGCCAAGAAGTCCTGGCACGCTGCGTCAAGGCCTGCATCGACATCGGCTACCGTGGCGCCGGCACTTTCGAGTTCCTGTACGAGAACGGTCATTTCTACTTCATCGAAATGAACACCCGTGTTCAGGTGGAGCACCCGGTCTCGGAAATGGTCACGGGTATCGACATCGTCAAGGAGATGCTTAGCATCGCCGCTGGCAACAAGCTGTCGTTCACCCAGGATGACGTGGTCATCCGCGGTCACGCGCTGGAATGCCGGATCAACGCCGAAGACCCGAAAACCTTCATGCCAAGCCCAGGCACGGTCAAGCATTTCCATGCCCCGGGCGGCAATGGCGTTCGCGTCGATTCGCACCTGTACAGCGGTTATGCCGTTCCACCGAACTACGATTCGTTGATCGGCAAGCTGATCACCTACGGGGCGACCCGTGACGAAGCCATGGCGCGCATGCGCAATGCGCTGGACGAAATCGTGGTAGACGGGATCAAGACCAACATCCCGCTGCACCGCGACCTGGTCCGTGACGAAGGCTTCTGCAAAGGCGGCGTCAACATCCATTACCTGGAACACAAGCTGGGCAGCCAGCACTGACGTTTCAAGTGATGTAGAAAAGACCCCGGTCCATTGGCCGGGGTCTTTTTTTGCCTGCTTGCAGGATGCCGATCAATGGATCAGCTCAGCACGACCGTGGGGAATGCATGGGCTTCGATCTGCGCCGCAGTCGCTGGCCTGCCCTGGACAGTGCTGACGGCACCAGTGGCATTGGCGACCAGGGGATCGCTGCGCAAGCGCGTCATAAACCCGCGCGCGCGTAGCGACACCGGATCAGAGCTCTTTTTCGCACGCGCCAACACCGGTATGTAGTAGCGCTCGACCTGATTCCGAGAGGTCTTGAACACCGAGGTGACACCGCTGCGCAGGTCTAGCGACACGCCGTAGGTATTGCCGAAGCAGGAAGAATACGACCAATGATCCCAAGTGGGTCGCAGGCCCTGGCGCCTCATCACCGACCTGACCCGCCCGCCAATGTCGGCGCCCGTCAACCAGTCCCCGCCTACCAGGGAGACACGGATGTCCCGCGCCGTTCCGCCCAGGCGCTGGGTGATATCGCGAAGGCTGCGCTCGATCAGCGCGCGGATATTGTGATCGAAATGGATAACGGCCCCCGCCTTGGTGGCCGGGTTGTACAACGACGCGATCACGCACGTCTGCGCATTCAACGAGAACAGATAGTTGTCCGCCGTCGCCTCACTGAACCTCGCCACCACGGCCTCGCCCTGCAACGCACCCCTCGATACATCCGGGAAGACATGACCCGCAAACGCCTCGCGCAAATCACTCACTCGCCCAAGGACAAGCGTTTGCTCATTGCCCCCCTTCAAGCCGACTGAGTTGTGCGTCCATTGGCCATTTCCCATTCTGCGGATGGGCAGGTTGTACAGAGCGCCGGGGCGACTGGCATCCACCAGGCACAAACCGCCGAAATGAGGATCTTCCTTCACCTGGTAGTACTTGCCCCTGCTGCGTATGAAATAAGTATTGAGCGGCTGCGATGCACTGGACGGGCTGCGATAGGTCCCCTGGTAAATGCCCTCTTCGGTCACCCGCTCCAGGTTCTCGGGGGTTTTGCTGACCGCCTGTTTCGGCTTGAAGCGCATGGGCTGGATGATCGGTCCGGTTTCCTTGGCCATCAGCGGCGTCATGCGTTTCAAGCGCTGCCCGGACAATGGCATGGACTTCACGACAAGCTTCAGGCTTCTGGCCGCAGGCCCCAGTATCGAAGCGAGGGGTCCTGCTCCCAACGCGGCGAACAGTCCCCCCCAAGAGGCCATCAACCAGTGGCCCAGCGCGCTCTCCGTATCCCC
The sequence above is drawn from the Pseudomonas sp. St316 genome and encodes:
- the accC gene encoding acetyl-CoA carboxylase biotin carboxylase subunit, with amino-acid sequence MTAKLEKVLIANRGEIALRILRACKEMGIKTVAVYSKADKELMHLGLADESVCIGPASAAHSYLHIPAIIAAAEVTGATAIHPGYGFLAENADFAEQVENSGFAFIGPKADTIRLMGDKVSAKHAMIAAGVPTVPGSDGPLPEDEETALRIGREVGYPVIIKAAGGGGGRGMRVVHKEEDLISSAKLTRSEAGAAFGNPMVYLEKFLTNPRHVEVQVLSDGQGHAIHLGDRDCSLQRRHQKVLEEAPAPGIDEQARQEVLARCVKACIDIGYRGAGTFEFLYENGHFYFIEMNTRVQVEHPVSEMVTGIDIVKEMLSIAAGNKLSFTQDDVVIRGHALECRINAEDPKTFMPSPGTVKHFHAPGGNGVRVDSHLYSGYAVPPNYDSLIGKLITYGATRDEAMARMRNALDEIVVDGIKTNIPLHRDLVRDEGFCKGGVNIHYLEHKLGSQH
- the accB gene encoding acetyl-CoA carboxylase biotin carboxyl carrier protein, producing MDIRKVKKLIELLEESGIDELEIKEGEESVRISRHSKTPAQQFYAPAPMQAPAAAPAPAAAPVAAAAPAAPAAPVLNGTVARSPMVGTFYRKSSPSSPSFVEVGQTVKKGDTLCIVEAMKMMNHIEAETSGVIESILVEDGQPVEYDQPLFTIV